One Nesterenkonia populi DNA window includes the following coding sequences:
- a CDS encoding twin-arginine translocase TatA/TatE family subunit: MPGINAYEFLVLLLLAVILLGPDRLPQSARKLGEWVRQGRRMAEEAKVRFREETGTDFDQVDWEKYDPRQYDPRRIIREALAEETEELTSAGRELQRAADPRAVFGPGAKSPAAKKTGGAMAAGMAGAATAGAASEPQAQHADVDPLESDPAPFDVDAT, translated from the coding sequence GTGCCCGGGATCAACGCCTACGAATTCCTCGTCCTCCTGCTCCTGGCAGTCATTCTGCTGGGGCCGGACCGGCTGCCCCAGTCCGCCCGGAAGCTCGGCGAATGGGTCCGGCAGGGGCGGCGCATGGCTGAGGAGGCCAAAGTCCGCTTCCGGGAGGAGACCGGCACCGATTTCGACCAGGTCGACTGGGAGAAGTACGACCCGCGCCAGTATGACCCCCGCCGCATCATCAGGGAGGCCCTGGCCGAGGAGACCGAAGAGCTGACCAGCGCCGGCCGGGAACTCCAGAGGGCTGCGGACCCGCGCGCCGTGTTCGGCCCTGGGGCGAAGAGCCCCGCGGCCAAGAAGACCGGCGGTGCGATGGCCGCGGGGATGGCCGGAGCCGCCACCGCCGGCGCCGCCTCCGAGCCGCAGGCCCAGCACGCGGACGTCGACCCGCTGGAGTCCGATCCGGCTCCGTTCGACGTCGACGCGACCTGA
- a CDS encoding Mrp/NBP35 family ATP-binding protein: MSETSSPVIDRIRRRLDEVIDPELRLPITQIGMVGDISVDEGGAAEVQVKLTIEACPMRSRIVQDVTAAAVRAEGVTTAEVDLHVMSPEERAALKEQLRAGGGKTNPFSQPDSLTKVYAVASGKGGVGKSSVTVNLACALAEQGLKVGVVDADVHGFSVPGLMGITAKPTRLDEMILPPVAYGVKTISIGMFVDGNQAVAWRGPMLHRAVEQFLNDVYFGDIDVLLLDLPPGTGDIAISVAQLLPDSELLVVTTPQAAAADIAERAGALSTQTEQKVAGVIENMGPMTMPDGSVLELFGSGGGQVVADRLSKQLGAEVPLLGSVPLDTGLRQAGDDGAPVAVSSPGSPAGSALRSIAAELAARGRGLSGRSLPLSV, encoded by the coding sequence ATGTCTGAGACTTCATCACCGGTGATCGATCGCATCCGCCGCCGCCTGGATGAGGTCATCGACCCGGAGCTGCGCCTCCCCATCACCCAGATCGGCATGGTGGGCGACATCAGCGTGGATGAGGGCGGCGCCGCCGAGGTGCAGGTCAAGCTCACCATCGAGGCCTGCCCCATGCGCAGCCGCATCGTTCAGGACGTCACCGCAGCCGCGGTCCGGGCCGAGGGGGTCACCACAGCGGAGGTGGACCTGCACGTGATGAGCCCGGAGGAGCGAGCCGCCCTGAAGGAGCAGCTGCGTGCCGGCGGCGGGAAGACCAACCCGTTCTCCCAGCCCGATTCGCTGACCAAGGTGTACGCGGTCGCCTCGGGGAAGGGCGGCGTCGGGAAGTCCTCGGTCACGGTGAACCTGGCCTGCGCACTCGCGGAGCAGGGGCTGAAGGTCGGCGTCGTCGACGCTGACGTGCACGGCTTCTCCGTGCCCGGACTCATGGGGATCACCGCCAAGCCAACCCGGCTGGACGAGATGATCCTGCCGCCGGTCGCCTACGGCGTGAAGACCATCAGCATCGGGATGTTCGTGGACGGCAACCAGGCAGTGGCATGGCGCGGACCGATGCTGCACCGAGCGGTGGAGCAGTTCCTCAACGATGTCTACTTCGGGGACATCGACGTGCTGCTGCTTGACCTGCCGCCCGGCACCGGCGACATCGCCATCTCCGTGGCGCAGCTGCTGCCGGACTCCGAGCTGCTGGTGGTGACCACCCCGCAGGCCGCCGCCGCCGACATCGCCGAGCGCGCCGGAGCGCTGAGCACCCAGACGGAGCAGAAGGTCGCCGGAGTCATCGAGAACATGGGGCCGATGACGATGCCGGACGGGTCCGTGCTGGAGCTCTTCGGCTCCGGGGGCGGGCAGGTCGTCGCCGACCGCCTCAGCAAGCAGCTGGGCGCTGAAGTGCCGCTGCTGGGCTCCGTCCCGCTGGACACCGGCCTGCGGCAGGCCGGCGACGACGGCGCACCCGTGGCCGTCTCGAGCCCAGGCTCTCCCGCCGGGTCTGCGCTTCGAAGCATCGCCGCCGAGCTCGCCGCCCGAGGCCGCGGACTGAGCGGAAGGTCGCTCCCCCTGAGCGTCTAG
- a CDS encoding O-methyltransferase, with the protein MTAGSPSSKHTSWAYAEEHAEEPAAAAQARLLAAELGVEPVTPGTAAALTVLAAAGRARTLVDVGSGVGLAAHALLRGAEASGAGSSAVLTGIEPDPECLTAARTLCAQAAPRQARTRFIPGRAEDVLPRLASASYDVVHFHAPAETLGLCLDEAVRMLRAGGMLLISDALDADRTPKPAVRADRTQQMRAAERRIQEDERLLSALIPTGTGLLAAVRAG; encoded by the coding sequence ATGACCGCCGGGTCCCCCAGCAGCAAGCACACCAGCTGGGCCTACGCCGAGGAGCACGCTGAAGAGCCCGCGGCGGCCGCTCAGGCGCGCCTGCTGGCAGCGGAGCTGGGTGTTGAGCCGGTGACCCCCGGCACCGCGGCCGCACTGACAGTGCTGGCCGCAGCGGGCCGGGCCCGGACCCTGGTGGATGTGGGCAGCGGGGTGGGGCTGGCGGCGCACGCTCTGCTTCGCGGGGCGGAAGCCTCGGGCGCCGGGAGCAGCGCGGTGCTCACGGGAATCGAGCCGGACCCGGAGTGCCTGACGGCCGCCCGGACCCTGTGCGCCCAGGCGGCGCCCCGGCAGGCGAGGACACGCTTCATTCCGGGCCGGGCGGAGGATGTGCTGCCCCGGCTGGCGTCCGCCTCCTATGATGTCGTGCATTTCCACGCCCCGGCCGAGACGCTGGGGCTGTGCTTGGATGAAGCGGTGCGGATGCTGCGCGCCGGCGGGATGCTGCTGATCAGCGACGCTCTCGACGCGGACCGCACGCCCAAGCCCGCAGTCCGCGCGGACAGGACTCAGCAGATGCGGGCCGCGGAACGCCGGATCCAGGAGGATGAGCGGCTGCTCTCAGCCCTCATCCCCACCGGAACCGGCCTCCTCGCAGCCGTCAGAGCGGGCTGA
- a CDS encoding DUF4870 domain-containing protein, with protein sequence MSAEQGWAPDQPPQGPQQPPHHAPSGDYAMDPQFAQQPEPPLRPGEEQGWGVAIHLGRFLLGGFGLSIIVPLVIWLIFRRRSRLIQDHGRSALNWEITLILLGVVWIGAIVAIMLGVGLSGPAGEGPGATFFAAYAGLWLGLLVMAIVNIVLSIIGAVRAYQRRRFSYWAIPFVRDSRS encoded by the coding sequence ATGAGCGCAGAACAGGGATGGGCCCCGGATCAGCCGCCGCAGGGACCTCAGCAGCCGCCGCACCATGCCCCGTCCGGCGACTACGCGATGGACCCGCAGTTCGCTCAGCAGCCGGAGCCGCCGCTGCGGCCGGGCGAGGAGCAGGGCTGGGGCGTGGCGATCCACCTGGGCAGGTTTCTGCTGGGCGGTTTCGGCCTGTCCATCATCGTCCCGCTGGTGATCTGGCTGATCTTCCGACGCCGCAGCCGCCTGATCCAGGATCATGGCCGCAGCGCGCTGAACTGGGAGATCACCCTGATCCTGCTGGGGGTGGTCTGGATCGGGGCGATCGTCGCGATCATGCTCGGGGTGGGGCTCAGCGGCCCAGCCGGGGAGGGGCCCGGGGCGACCTTCTTTGCGGCCTACGCCGGGCTCTGGCTGGGTCTCCTCGTGATGGCGATTGTGAACATCGTGCTGTCCATCATCGGCGCTGTACGTGCCTATCAGCGCCGCCGCTTCAGCTACTGGGCGATCCCATTCGTGCGGGACAGCCGCTCATAG
- a CDS encoding undecaprenyl-diphosphate phosphatase, with protein MTLWEAVLLGAIQGLFMFVPVSSSSHLVIAEHWLTDQGSPLPGPDSPEMIFFNLVVHLGTMVSVAVVMWAPLRRLITGTVRELGLLARRRTLRHLIHIRLMLLGVVTVGITGSLGLIVREFGTGLFAVPWVVAAFLFITGGILWWTDSVKGTWRGAGQMTLWVAVVIGLAQAVALFPGISRSGITIAAALALGMHRRMAAQYSFFVAIPTIVAATGVQSISLLGHEGGLTIGAEAYWAAFVVSAAVGAAALWAVLKLLYRARFRVFAVYVVLFGVFILIFQPDLSDPPAVDEIPVEEEQMDLQEHTDLYEQLEPMPPEVLDQ; from the coding sequence GTGACACTTTGGGAAGCCGTGCTCCTGGGGGCTATCCAGGGCCTGTTCATGTTCGTTCCGGTGAGCTCCTCGTCCCACCTGGTCATCGCTGAGCACTGGCTCACTGACCAGGGCTCTCCGCTCCCCGGGCCCGACAGCCCGGAGATGATCTTCTTCAACCTCGTGGTCCACCTGGGCACCATGGTCTCGGTGGCGGTGGTGATGTGGGCGCCGCTGCGCCGTCTGATCACCGGGACCGTCCGTGAGCTTGGCCTGCTGGCACGACGCCGCACCCTGCGTCACCTCATCCACATCCGGCTCATGCTTCTCGGCGTGGTCACCGTCGGCATCACCGGCAGCCTCGGGCTCATCGTCCGCGAATTCGGCACCGGCCTCTTCGCCGTGCCGTGGGTGGTGGCCGCCTTCCTGTTCATCACCGGCGGGATCCTCTGGTGGACCGACAGCGTGAAGGGAACCTGGCGCGGAGCCGGGCAGATGACTCTTTGGGTCGCCGTCGTCATCGGCCTCGCCCAAGCCGTCGCCCTGTTCCCCGGGATCTCCCGGTCGGGCATCACCATCGCCGCCGCCCTGGCCCTGGGAATGCACCGCAGGATGGCCGCGCAGTACAGCTTCTTCGTCGCGATCCCCACCATCGTCGCCGCCACCGGCGTGCAGTCCATCAGCCTGCTCGGCCATGAGGGCGGGCTCACCATCGGTGCGGAGGCGTACTGGGCCGCGTTCGTCGTCTCCGCGGCGGTCGGCGCGGCGGCCCTCTGGGCCGTGCTGAAGCTGCTCTACCGCGCACGCTTCCGGGTCTTCGCGGTCTATGTGGTCCTCTTCGGCGTCTTCATCCTGATCTTCCAGCCCGATCTCTCCGACCCGCCCGCCGTTGACGAGATCCCCGTCGAGGAGGAGCAGATGGACCTGCAGGAGCACACGGACCTCTACGAGCAGCTCGAGCCGATGCCCCCGGAGGTCCTGGACCAGTAG
- a CDS encoding DivIVA domain-containing protein, giving the protein MMWLYLAALALIGVIIVVLVGSWKGAHPPAEETPGTPDDVEELLSRASEEGRRLTAEDLGAVRLRPAVRGYRMDQVDRLIDALQAQLEQAQRP; this is encoded by the coding sequence ATGATGTGGCTCTACTTGGCAGCCTTGGCTCTCATCGGCGTGATCATCGTGGTGCTCGTCGGCAGCTGGAAGGGCGCCCATCCTCCTGCTGAGGAGACGCCGGGCACGCCTGACGACGTCGAGGAGCTCCTCTCGAGGGCCTCCGAGGAGGGCCGCCGGCTCACCGCCGAGGACCTCGGCGCCGTGAGGCTGCGGCCCGCCGTCCGCGGATACCGGATGGACCAGGTCGACCGGCTCATCGATGCTCTCCAGGCGCAGCTCGAGCAGGCCCAGCGGCCTTAG
- a CDS encoding DUF3117 domain-containing protein → MAAMKPRTGDGPMEVTREGRSLIMRVPIDGGGRLVLEINKEEAESLKQCLIEAVGE, encoded by the coding sequence ATGGCTGCTATGAAACCGCGTACTGGCGACGGTCCGATGGAGGTCACCCGGGAAGGCCGCAGCCTGATCATGCGCGTGCCCATCGACGGCGGCGGTCGTCTGGTCCTCGAGATCAACAAAGAGGAAGCCGAGTCCCTGAAGCAGTGCCTCATCGAGGCTGTGGGCGAGTAG